CTCATCATAGTCAAATCCGTCTGTAACTTTTACTGCCCGCTGCTGTTTCTTAGATGTGTTTTGTGACAATATCGTTTCTTCTGTAATTGTACCTTGGTTTAAATATTGAACAAGTTCAGTTATATCTTCATTACTTTGTGCTTCTTTATATAAATAATATCCATCTTTATTAAATTTGCTCACTAATGATTGTGGCAAAAGTTGTTCATCATTTAGTTTAAAAACTTTAGTATATTTTGCTTTTATAGCGCTTGGTAACATAACTTCCAACATGGATATACGCTTTGTCACAAAATATTGACTATACCATTCACTCAACTCTATTAATTCGGATGTTAATTCGGGTTTAATATCTTGAACTTCTTTAATTTCTTTTAATTTTGAGATATCAAGTTGTTCATCATATGTTTCAGTCATTGACATTACATACCCTTGAATCGTTCTTGGACCAAATGGCACAATTACTCTCATACCAACTTGTAGGATAGATTGTAATCGTGTCGGAATAATATAATCAAACGTGAAATCAACACTTTTAGATGGTATATCAACGATTACTTTAGCTATCATGTTATTGCCACCTTGCTTCTAGTTCATTTAATATTTTGTCAGCGAGCGCCAGCTTAGTATCTTTACCCAATCGCACAGCATCTGTCGTAGCGAAATGCATCGTGTAGTCATTATCATCCGAACTGAATCCAATGGATTGGTCCCCCACATTATTAGCAATCACTACGTCAGCATTTTTCTTGGCTAATTTTTGTTGTGCATAGTCATCGATATTTTGAGTTTCTGCCGCAAAACCAACTAAATATTGATGCGTTTTATGCTCTCCTAAATATTTTAAAATATCAGGTGTCCGTTTGAATGTTACCGATAATTCACCATCTTGTTTCTTTAACTTATGATTCAATGTTTCACTAGGTGTATAATCAGAAACTGCTGCTGCCTTAAATACAATATCTAATTGGTCATATCTCGAGGAAACAGCTCTGAACATTTCTTCTGCACTTTGCACTTTGACTAATTTAATATTTTTGTGCTTTGGATGAGGTAAATGTGTAGGCCCACTGACGAGTGTCACGTTAGCACCACGTTTAGCTAAAGACTCTGCTAAAGCATAACCTATCTTACCTGAAGAACGGTTTGATAAATACCGTACCGGATCAAGCACTTCAATCGTTGGCCCAGCAGTAACTAAAGCATTTTTACCATTAAATGTACTGTGTTCGATTTCAGTTTCTAATTGCTCATTATTAATAAATTGTTCTATTTTAGTTAATATTTGTAATGGTTCTTCCATTCTTCCTTTAGCGACGTAACCACATGCTAAATATCCCTCACCTGGTTCAATAAAATGATATCCATCTTCATTTAACGTCGCCATATTATGTTGCGTTCTTTTATTTTCGTACATGTGAACATTCATGGCAGGTGCAATAAATTTAGGCGTCTCCGTAGCTAATAAAGTCGATGTAACCATGTCATCAGCTATACCATTACTTAATTTAGCAATAGTGTTAGCTGTTGCTGGTGCTATAATAATGATATCCGCCCAGTCTCCAAGTGCCACGTGTTGTATTTCTTGTGGATTTTGTTCAAAAAACGTGTTTGTGTAAACGGGGTTTCTACTAATGGCTTGGAATGATAAAGGAGTAACAAATTCTTGGGCATTGTCTGTTAACATGACACGCACATCATAACCAGCTTGAGACAATTTACTAGTTAAATCTATTGCTTTGTAGGCTGCGATTCCACCAGTAACTGCTAATAATATATTTTTCATGATAAAGTTACCTCCATATAACTCAATTCAACTCACACTAATGCATTAATTTATTATGACAGTGTTGATTTTTAACGTTCTCATTTTACTTTCATGGCTCATTATACACAAAACTTTGGTATTATAAAAAAGACACACCTCGAAATTAAAGGCATGTCTTACTACATTTTTAGTATTAGCTTAGAAATTTAGTTTTGTAAGCCGTCTGGGTATACTTTACCTTCGGCGATTTCTTCTAACGCTCTGCCGACAGATTTTTTTGAACTGTAACGTTCAAGTAATTCTGTATCTTCTACATCTTCTAATTCACGCGCACGTTTAGCAGCAGTTGTAGCGATTAGGTATTTAGAGTTAATTTTAGCAGTTAATTGATTTAATGGTGGGTATAGCATTATTTTTTTGCCTCCAATATCATTTTTCTATATCTTGCTTCTATGCGTTCTCTTTTTAAATGTTCCGCTTCTACGATAGATTGAATACGTTGTTTTGCTAAATCAACTTCATCATTAACAACTACGTAATCATATAAATTCATCATTTCGACTTCGTTTCTTGCCTCTTTTACTCGACTTTGAATTTTTTCATCAGATTCAGTACCACGACCGATTAACCGTTCACGTAAATGGTCCAAACTTGGTGGAGCGAGAAATATAAATAGAGCATCAGGAAATTTTTTACGTACTTGTTTGGCTCCTTCAACTTCAATTTCTAAAAATACATCATATCCTTGATCCATAGTATCTTTAACATACTGAACAGGAGTCCCGTAATAGTTTCCTACATACTCAGCATATTCTATAAATTGATCTTGTTTAATTAACTCTTCAAATTCAGCTTTAGATTTGAAAAAGTAATCAACACCATCAACTTCTCCAACACGCATTTCACGTGTAGTCATTGATATAGAATATTTGTAAGATGTAGATGGATCATCGAATATTTTCTTTCTAACTGTACCTTTACCAACGCCAGATGGTCCAGATAGTACTATCAACAAACCTTTCTCATTATCCATTCCTTATAACCTCTCTAAGCTATACTGTATTATTTACATATGATACCATAATAAAGCTTTAATTGTATAGCATACTTATAACAATCTTTACCTATGACCAATTGATTACTACATGTTACAATAAAATGAATGACTTAAAATAAGGTGGCTGACTTAAATGGCATATGATGGCTTATTCACGAAAAAAATGATTGAATCTCTACAGTTTTTAACAACAGGTAGAATTCATAAAATCAATCAACCTGAAAATGACGCGATAATTATGGTGGTTCGTCAAAATCGTAAAAACCACCAACTATTGTTATCTATACACCCAAGTTTTTCTAGGTTACAACTAACAAATAAAAAGTATGATAATCCATTCGATCCGCCTATGTTTGCACGTGTGTTTCGTAAACACTTAGAGGGTGGCTTTATTAAAGCAATCAGACAAATCGGCAATGACCGCCGAATTGAGATTGATGTAGAAAGTAAAGACGAAATTGGAGATACGATTTATCGTACCGTTATTCTTGAAATTATGGGTAAACATAGTAACTTAATTCTCGTCGACGATAATAGGAAAATCATCGAAGGCTTCAAACATTTAACTCCAAATACCAATCAATATCGTACCGTTATGCCTGGTTTTCAGTACGAAACTCCGCCTACTCAAAATAAGATTAACCCATTTGATATTTCTGGTGAAGAAGTCACTCAATATATCGACTTTAATAGTGGGAAAATCGCTAAACAATTACTGAATCATTTTGAAGGCTTCAGTCCTTTAATAACAAATGAGATTGTTAGTCGCAGAAAATTTATAACGCAAAGTACATTACCTGCTGCTTTTGATGAAGTATTAGCCGAAGTAAAAGCTGCGCCGATACCTGTCTTTCATAAAAATCATAAAACAGGTAAAGAAGATTTTTACTTCATGAAGTTACAACAATTTCATGATGATATGATTGAATATGATTCATTAAATGAATTGTTAGACCGATATTATGAAGCACGTGGAGAAAGAGAACGTGTTAAACAACGTGCAAATGATTTAGTGAAGTTTGTACAACAACAATTGCATAAATATCAAAATAAATTAAGTAAGTTAATTGATGAACAAGAAGGTACGAAAGAAAAAGACACACAACAACTATATGGTGAATTAATCACCGCCAATATATATCGTATTAATCAAGGTGATGAGTATGTAACGGTTCTCAATTATTATACGAATGAAGAAGTAACTATACCACTTAATCCAACTAAATCACCATCAGTCAATGCGCAACATTATTACAAACAATATAATAGATTAAAAACGCGTGACCGTGAGTTGAACAAACAGATAGTGTTAACCAAAGAAAACATTACTTACTTTGAAAATATCGAACAACAATTAGCGCACATTACAGTTAATGAAATCGATGACATTAGAGACGAATTAGCTGAACAGGGCTTTATGAAACAACGTA
The genomic region above belongs to Staphylococcus durrellii and contains:
- the rpoZ gene encoding DNA-directed RNA polymerase subunit omega gives rise to the protein MLYPPLNQLTAKINSKYLIATTAAKRARELEDVEDTELLERYSSKKSVGRALEEIAEGKVYPDGLQN
- the gmk gene encoding guanylate kinase — translated: MDNEKGLLIVLSGPSGVGKGTVRKKIFDDPSTSYKYSISMTTREMRVGEVDGVDYFFKSKAEFEELIKQDQFIEYAEYVGNYYGTPVQYVKDTMDQGYDVFLEIEVEGAKQVRKKFPDALFIFLAPPSLDHLRERLIGRGTESDEKIQSRVKEARNEVEMMNLYDYVVVNDEVDLAKQRIQSIVEAEHLKRERIEARYRKMILEAKK
- a CDS encoding Rqc2 family fibronectin-binding protein, with product MAYDGLFTKKMIESLQFLTTGRIHKINQPENDAIIMVVRQNRKNHQLLLSIHPSFSRLQLTNKKYDNPFDPPMFARVFRKHLEGGFIKAIRQIGNDRRIEIDVESKDEIGDTIYRTVILEIMGKHSNLILVDDNRKIIEGFKHLTPNTNQYRTVMPGFQYETPPTQNKINPFDISGEEVTQYIDFNSGKIAKQLLNHFEGFSPLITNEIVSRRKFITQSTLPAAFDEVLAEVKAAPIPVFHKNHKTGKEDFYFMKLQQFHDDMIEYDSLNELLDRYYEARGERERVKQRANDLVKFVQQQLHKYQNKLSKLIDEQEGTKEKDTQQLYGELITANIYRINQGDEYVTVLNYYTNEEVTIPLNPTKSPSVNAQHYYKQYNRLKTRDRELNKQIVLTKENITYFENIEQQLAHITVNEIDDIRDELAEQGFMKQRKQSKKKKKSELKLQSYVATDGTPILVGKNNKQNDYLTNKKANKNHIWFHTKDIPGSHVVILNDIPSEETIKEAAMLAGYFSKAGSSSQIPVDYTEIKHVHKPSGAKPGFVTYDNQKTLFVTPDYDHIQQMKSND
- the coaBC gene encoding bifunctional phosphopantothenoylcysteine decarboxylase/phosphopantothenate--cysteine ligase CoaBC — encoded protein: MKNILLAVTGGIAAYKAIDLTSKLSQAGYDVRVMLTDNAQEFVTPLSFQAISRNPVYTNTFFEQNPQEIQHVALGDWADIIIIAPATANTIAKLSNGIADDMVTSTLLATETPKFIAPAMNVHMYENKRTQHNMATLNEDGYHFIEPGEGYLACGYVAKGRMEEPLQILTKIEQFINNEQLETEIEHSTFNGKNALVTAGPTIEVLDPVRYLSNRSSGKIGYALAESLAKRGANVTLVSGPTHLPHPKHKNIKLVKVQSAEEMFRAVSSRYDQLDIVFKAAAVSDYTPSETLNHKLKKQDGELSVTFKRTPDILKYLGEHKTHQYLVGFAAETQNIDDYAQQKLAKKNADVVIANNVGDQSIGFSSDDNDYTMHFATTDAVRLGKDTKLALADKILNELEARWQ